A section of the Sporosarcina sp. ANT_H38 genome encodes:
- a CDS encoding Na(+)/H(+) antiporter subunit F1 has product MTTFIWVCLILVLLSIFGLLYRVFRGPSIPDRLVALDAIGVLLISAIALLSVVFDTGFYLEVILLIAIMSFIGTVSFSKFIEKGEIIERDRTS; this is encoded by the coding sequence ATGACGACATTTATATGGGTTTGCCTAATCCTTGTTCTGCTATCGATTTTCGGTCTGCTGTACCGTGTATTCCGCGGTCCTTCTATCCCGGATCGACTCGTCGCACTTGATGCGATTGGTGTCTTGCTTATTTCAGCAATCGCTCTGCTATCAGTCGTCTTCGACACCGGATTCTACTTAGAAGTCATCTTGCTTATTGCGATTATGTCATTCATTGGAACCGTGTCATTCTCTAAATTCATTGAGAAAGGAGAGATAATCGAGCGTGATCGTACTAGCTAA